Proteins co-encoded in one Sporosarcina sp. FSL K6-1522 genomic window:
- a CDS encoding sugar phosphate isomerase/epimerase family protein, which yields MKYGVYFAYWEDSWEADFEKYIEKVKALGFDVLEVAALGLVNLSDDELARLRNLAEQHNVILTAGIGLPKEYDLSSSDEKTRQNGIDFMKKVLDKLHMAGIDRIGGTIYSYWPVDYNEDIDKPQALKHSMTSLRILADYALKYDITLLIETLNRFEQFLLNDAKEAVAYVKEINKSNVKVMLDTFHMNIEEDNIADAIRYTGTYLGHLHIGEANRKVPGHGSLPWTEIGQALRDINYDQYIVMEPFVKTGGQVGKDIKVWRDLSNNATEAQLDEDLQQSLNFVKARFLSTQ from the coding sequence ATGAAATACGGTGTATACTTTGCATATTGGGAAGACTCTTGGGAAGCTGATTTTGAGAAGTATATTGAGAAAGTGAAGGCCCTTGGCTTTGATGTTTTAGAAGTGGCCGCACTTGGTCTGGTTAATTTATCAGATGATGAATTAGCCCGTTTACGTAACTTGGCAGAGCAGCACAATGTCATCTTGACAGCGGGTATAGGACTGCCAAAGGAATATGATCTCTCGTCTTCTGATGAAAAAACTCGACAAAACGGAATAGACTTCATGAAAAAAGTTCTCGACAAACTGCATATGGCTGGCATCGATCGAATTGGTGGTACAATCTATTCCTATTGGCCTGTTGACTACAATGAAGACATCGACAAACCACAAGCACTTAAGCATAGTATGACTAGCCTTCGCATTTTAGCTGACTACGCGCTGAAATATGACATTACTCTACTAATCGAGACACTCAACCGCTTCGAACAATTTTTATTAAATGATGCCAAAGAAGCTGTCGCTTACGTGAAAGAAATCAATAAATCAAATGTCAAAGTCATGCTAGATACTTTCCATATGAACATAGAAGAAGACAACATAGCGGATGCTATTCGTTACACAGGCACTTACTTGGGGCACCTGCATATCGGAGAAGCAAATCGGAAAGTTCCCGGGCATGGCTCTCTTCCATGGACAGAAATTGGACAGGCCTTAAGAGACATCAACTACGATCAATACATCGTTATGGAGCCTTTTGTCAAAACAGGAGGCCAAGTCGGAAAAGATATTAAAGTCTGGCGTGACCTCTCCAATAACGCAACCGAAGCACAGCTTGACGAGGACTTACAACAATCATTAAACTTTGTGAAGGCACGTTTTCTGTCCACTCAGTGA
- a CDS encoding D-alanyl-D-alanine carboxypeptidase family protein: MKKIMLMLVIFVLSLTFVMKDKELISEAVDLQHHAKAILLMEAETGKVLYEENSAEPLPIASMSKLMTQHLVLNAIHNGTVTWESTYQPSEYVQSVVKKAGAVKLGMTTGNSYRVKELFTAMTVNSSNDAAIALAEMVSGTEEEFVALMNEQAKSFRLKETTFFNASGLDGDYIGKGAEQTNHASARDVAVIAQRLLATHPEVLDFAKMTDFTTSEGARLWSTNLMLPGMPQAFSGIDGLKTGYTDQAGSCFVGTGVFNGKRIISVVMDVETNGEDTTNPRFELTRELIERFVLD, encoded by the coding sequence ATGAAAAAAATAATGCTGATGCTTGTCATTTTTGTGTTAAGTCTCACGTTTGTGATGAAAGATAAAGAATTAATCTCCGAAGCCGTTGATCTGCAGCATCATGCCAAGGCGATCCTGTTGATGGAGGCGGAAACGGGAAAAGTACTGTACGAAGAAAATAGTGCAGAACCGCTGCCGATTGCGAGTATGTCTAAGCTGATGACGCAGCATTTAGTTTTGAATGCGATTCACAATGGGACAGTAACGTGGGAGAGTACGTACCAACCGAGTGAGTATGTCCAAAGCGTTGTGAAAAAGGCGGGTGCAGTTAAACTTGGCATGACAACAGGCAATTCATATCGGGTAAAAGAATTGTTTACCGCCATGACCGTGAATTCTTCGAATGACGCGGCAATAGCGCTCGCTGAAATGGTGAGTGGAACAGAAGAGGAATTTGTAGCGTTGATGAATGAGCAAGCGAAAAGCTTCAGACTCAAGGAGACCACCTTTTTCAATGCGAGTGGATTGGATGGCGACTACATAGGCAAGGGAGCAGAGCAAACGAATCATGCGTCGGCACGGGATGTTGCTGTGATTGCGCAACGCTTGTTGGCCACACATCCTGAGGTGCTTGATTTTGCGAAGATGACTGATTTTACAACGAGTGAAGGGGCACGGTTATGGAGTACGAACTTGATGCTACCAGGTATGCCGCAAGCGTTTTCAGGAATCGATGGACTAAAGACGGGTTATACGGATCAGGCGGGTTCTTGCTTCGTAGGCACGGGTGTTTTTAATGGCAAACGGATCATTTCAGTCGTTATGGATGTCGAAACAAATGGAGAAGATACCACCAATCCAAGATTTGAGCTGACAAGAGAACTGATTGAACGATTTGTGTTGGATTGA
- a CDS encoding GntR family transcriptional regulator: MEKLDKSVPIPLYFQLKELVLKQIKEGIYRVGDSIPTEKELSEMYDISRTTVRQAITELVQEGWLYRVKSKGTFVRTPKISQSFIQALGSFNDQIRALGMNPTTEVMDFEVIEAPEEVAEHLKLEPKEKVIYIHRRRFADNEPIVMVKTYLPFEKCEFVLKHDLVKESLYPVLGMKKETQINKIRRFIEAVEAEEYDMEHLQLERGRAIQQFISIGFNMQDEPIEYSLARYRGDKNRFEIIISSTK; this comes from the coding sequence ATGGAAAAACTGGATAAGTCAGTTCCTATCCCGCTTTACTTTCAACTTAAGGAGCTAGTGCTAAAGCAAATTAAGGAAGGGATTTATAGAGTAGGAGATTCGATTCCAACAGAAAAAGAGTTAAGTGAAATGTATGATATTAGCAGGACGACGGTCAGGCAAGCAATTACTGAGCTGGTACAGGAAGGTTGGCTATATCGGGTGAAAAGCAAAGGGACATTTGTGAGGACACCTAAGATTTCACAAAGTTTCATTCAAGCACTTGGTTCATTTAATGACCAAATCCGTGCATTGGGAATGAACCCAACAACGGAAGTTATGGATTTTGAAGTAATAGAAGCACCAGAAGAAGTGGCTGAGCATTTGAAATTGGAACCGAAAGAAAAAGTAATTTACATTCATCGTCGTAGATTTGCAGACAATGAGCCTATTGTTATGGTGAAAACGTATCTACCTTTTGAGAAGTGTGAGTTTGTTTTGAAGCATGACCTTGTCAAAGAGTCGCTCTATCCAGTTCTAGGTATGAAAAAAGAAACACAAATTAACAAAATTCGTCGTTTCATCGAAGCGGTGGAAGCAGAAGAGTATGATATGGAGCACCTTCAATTGGAGAGGGGGAGGGCCATTCAACAGTTTATATCCATCGGTTTTAATATGCAGGATGAACCGATTGAGTATTCGCTAGCACGTTACCGTGGAGATAAAAATCGATTTGAAATCATTATATCATCCACTAAATAA
- a CDS encoding response regulator transcription factor, which translates to MIRIVIAEDQGMMLGALGSLLNLEEDMEVVGKAKNGEEAVAFVKEQQPDVCIMDIEMPVMTGLDAAEALRGEECKIIILTTFARTGYFERARKAGVRGYLLKDSPIEDLVSSIRTIMDGRRIYAPELVDIAYGDDDETENPLTERESQVLGLIAEGRTTKEIAGELYLTPGTVRNYISTILEKLGVGNRIEAISRFKEKGWHK; encoded by the coding sequence ATGATACGTATTGTCATAGCAGAAGATCAGGGTATGATGCTGGGCGCGCTCGGTTCATTGCTCAATCTTGAAGAAGATATGGAAGTTGTCGGCAAGGCGAAGAATGGTGAAGAGGCGGTTGCGTTCGTCAAGGAGCAGCAGCCAGACGTCTGTATCATGGACATTGAAATGCCTGTCATGACGGGGCTTGATGCGGCAGAAGCATTGCGCGGCGAAGAATGCAAAATCATCATTTTGACGACGTTTGCAAGAACGGGTTATTTTGAGCGTGCGCGGAAAGCGGGGGTACGGGGCTATTTGTTGAAGGATAGTCCGATTGAGGACTTGGTCAGCTCTATTCGAACGATTATGGATGGCAGACGAATTTATGCACCGGAACTCGTCGATATTGCGTACGGCGATGATGACGAGACGGAAAACCCGCTGACAGAACGTGAAAGCCAAGTGCTTGGGCTTATTGCGGAGGGCAGAACGACGAAGGAAATTGCAGGTGAATTGTATTTAACGCCGGGAACTGTGCGTAATTATATTTCTACCATTCTTGAAAAGCTCGGCGTGGGGAATCGTATTGAAGCGATTTCTCGCTTCAAGGAAAAGGGTTGGCATAAATAA
- a CDS encoding sensor histidine kinase, translating into MRSWYSIFPRNPWLSIYAWAIFCLLPFFFIFRSSSPIEISIGITLFLLFFLSYRFSFKSKSGLVYMWISFEMVINIVMTLLFGYVYLAIFTAFFIGNIRNPVGFFIMYGLHIAFTVGAIVGGFFIEIELFLPQIHFILISVIGTVLLPFNLYNRNKRENLEGQLEDAKERISELIILEERERIARDLHDTLGQKLSLIGLKSDLAGKLVTRNPEAAVSELHDIRQTASIALKEVRELVADMRATKLEDELIRIQQILKAAEMDFTIEGDPTFTNIPTIAENVLSMCLKEAVTNVVKHSYGTSCRVAFEQLPNEFVIIVEDNGIGITRGGETSPGNGLKGMRERLEFINGNLRIEGGMGTKLSIRVPAVIKHIVEGD; encoded by the coding sequence ATGCGAAGCTGGTATAGTATTTTTCCAAGGAACCCATGGCTAAGTATTTATGCGTGGGCAATATTTTGTCTGTTACCGTTCTTTTTCATATTTAGATCTTCATCGCCAATTGAAATTTCCATAGGGATTACGTTATTTTTACTGTTCTTCTTGTCCTATCGCTTTTCGTTCAAATCAAAAAGTGGACTTGTGTATATGTGGATCAGTTTTGAAATGGTCATTAATATTGTCATGACGTTGCTGTTTGGCTATGTATATTTGGCTATATTTACGGCCTTTTTCATTGGAAATATTCGTAATCCGGTCGGTTTCTTCATTATGTATGGTCTGCATATTGCCTTTACAGTAGGGGCCATTGTCGGTGGTTTTTTCATTGAAATCGAATTGTTTCTGCCGCAAATTCACTTTATCCTCATTTCGGTTATTGGAACGGTGCTATTGCCATTCAATTTGTATAACCGTAATAAGCGAGAGAATTTGGAGGGGCAGTTAGAGGATGCGAAAGAGCGGATTTCGGAACTCATCATCCTGGAAGAGCGAGAACGGATTGCACGTGACTTACATGATACACTGGGGCAGAAGCTATCACTCATTGGCTTGAAAAGTGATTTGGCCGGGAAGCTGGTGACGCGTAATCCGGAGGCGGCAGTGAGTGAGTTGCATGATATTCGGCAGACGGCGAGCATTGCACTGAAAGAGGTGCGGGAGCTTGTGGCGGATATGCGGGCGACGAAGTTGGAAGATGAGCTGATTCGTATTCAGCAAATATTGAAGGCAGCCGAGATGGATTTTACCATTGAGGGCGATCCAACGTTTACGAATATCCCCACGATTGCGGAGAACGTTTTAAGCATGTGCTTGAAGGAGGCTGTGACTAATGTCGTCAAGCATAGCTACGGGACGTCTTGCCGTGTGGCGTTTGAACAATTGCCGAACGAATTCGTTATCATTGTAGAAGATAATGGCATTGGCATTACACGAGGTGGAGAAACGTCACCGGGGAATGGCTTGAAAGGCATGCGGGAGCGGTTGGAATTTATCAATGGCAACTTACGCATTGAGGGGGGCATGGGTACGAAGTTATCGATTCGGGTACCTGCGGTTATTAAACATATTGTGGAGGGAGATTGA
- a CDS encoding D-serine ammonia-lyase produces MDKIEVNEWKEKLPLIKQMMAREEVLWLNPLVESATTGIPKTGVTIENVQDASDRLKRFAAYIERVFPETQASNGIIESPLTAIPAMKAALADEYSTAIPGNLFLKQDNALPISGSIKARGGIYEVLKHAETLAIQHGLITTEDDYAKFAEPEFSALFAQHKIAVGSTGNLGLSIGIMSAKLGFDVTVHMSADAKQWKKDMLREKGVTVIEYADDYSKAVEEGRRQADADPSCHFIDDENSLDLFLGYAVAGERVATQLQEQGVTVDADHPLFVYLPCGVGGGPGGVAFGLKLAFGDHVRCFFAEPTHSPCMMLGMMTGLHDQISVQDFDLDNKTAADGLAVGTASGFVGKTMEPLLEGCYTIADETMFTLLKKIADTESIRLEPSALAGMTGPVHSIRENREGANSENATHLVWATGGGMVPEVEMAAYYATAKK; encoded by the coding sequence ATGGATAAAATAGAAGTCAACGAATGGAAAGAAAAGCTACCACTTATTAAGCAAATGATGGCACGTGAAGAAGTACTGTGGCTTAATCCATTAGTAGAATCAGCGACAACAGGCATACCGAAAACAGGCGTGACTATAGAAAATGTACAAGATGCATCGGATCGTCTTAAACGTTTTGCAGCATACATCGAACGTGTTTTTCCTGAAACGCAAGCTTCAAACGGTATTATCGAATCGCCATTAACAGCGATTCCCGCGATGAAAGCAGCGCTTGCTGACGAATACAGTACAGCCATTCCGGGGAATTTATTTTTAAAACAAGACAATGCTTTGCCGATTTCGGGTTCTATTAAAGCACGAGGAGGCATTTATGAAGTACTGAAACATGCGGAAACATTGGCGATTCAGCATGGGTTGATTACAACTGAAGATGATTATGCCAAGTTTGCAGAGCCGGAATTCAGTGCTTTATTTGCTCAACATAAAATTGCGGTTGGTTCAACTGGGAATCTAGGTTTAAGCATCGGTATTATGAGTGCGAAACTAGGATTCGACGTTACGGTTCACATGTCAGCGGATGCGAAGCAATGGAAGAAAGATATGTTGCGCGAGAAAGGCGTTACCGTTATTGAATATGCAGATGACTATAGCAAAGCGGTTGAAGAGGGGCGTCGTCAAGCGGATGCAGATCCATCTTGCCATTTTATCGATGACGAAAACTCACTTGATCTATTTCTCGGTTATGCAGTGGCGGGAGAAAGAGTCGCGACGCAATTACAGGAACAGGGTGTTACAGTCGATGCGGATCATCCACTATTCGTGTACTTGCCATGTGGCGTTGGGGGAGGACCGGGAGGCGTCGCATTCGGCTTGAAGCTAGCATTTGGCGATCATGTACGTTGCTTCTTCGCAGAACCAACTCATTCACCATGTATGATGCTTGGCATGATGACGGGCCTTCACGATCAAATCTCCGTTCAAGATTTTGACCTTGATAATAAAACAGCTGCAGACGGACTCGCGGTCGGTACAGCATCTGGCTTTGTCGGCAAAACGATGGAGCCGCTATTAGAGGGCTGCTATACCATTGCAGATGAAACGATGTTCACGTTATTGAAGAAGATTGCGGACACGGAAAGCATTCGACTTGAACCATCTGCATTAGCTGGTATGACAGGACCTGTGCATAGTATTCGCGAAAATAGAGAGGGAGCTAACTCTGAAAACGCAACGCATCTCGTCTGGGCGACAGGCGGCGGCATGGTACCAGAAGTTGAAATGGCTGCTTATTATGCAACAGCAAAGAAATAA
- a CDS encoding fatty acid desaturase translates to MSKEKTKQLHKDVAPFAKSDQKKSIMQMINTIPPFLLLWFLAYQSLSVSIWLTLGIAVIAAGFVVRTFIIFHDCTHGSFFKNKKANDVVGTVTGVLTLFAYEKWKREHSIHHATSSNLDKRGVGDIWVMTVDEYIAASKGKRLAYRLYRNPLVMFGLGPLYLVLVSSRFNRKDARKKERNNTYLTNVILVALYTAVIMLVGWQSFLIVQGSIMFIAGALGIWLFYIQHTFEDSYFEEESEWDYVKAAVDGSSYYKLPKVLQWATGNIGFHHVHHLAPRVPNYNLEMAHESTPPLHKATTITIKTSLESIRYRLYDPKNKTFVTFKDVKNLLKSAGTSIDLKPKRTSFEGK, encoded by the coding sequence ATGAGTAAAGAAAAAACGAAGCAGTTGCATAAAGATGTTGCACCTTTTGCGAAGTCCGATCAGAAGAAAAGTATTATGCAGATGATTAATACGATCCCGCCATTTCTCTTATTATGGTTTTTAGCATATCAGAGCTTGTCCGTGTCCATTTGGTTGACACTTGGAATTGCGGTCATTGCAGCAGGATTTGTTGTTCGTACGTTTATCATTTTCCATGATTGTACGCATGGTTCGTTCTTTAAAAACAAAAAAGCAAATGATGTTGTTGGTACAGTTACAGGTGTTTTGACGCTGTTTGCCTATGAAAAATGGAAGCGTGAGCATTCGATTCACCATGCAACAAGTTCAAATCTTGATAAGCGCGGTGTTGGTGATATTTGGGTGATGACTGTTGATGAGTATATCGCAGCATCGAAAGGAAAGCGTCTTGCATACCGTTTGTACCGCAATCCGCTAGTGATGTTCGGTCTTGGTCCTTTGTATTTAGTGCTTGTATCTAGCCGTTTTAACCGTAAGGATGCAAGGAAGAAAGAGCGCAACAATACGTATTTGACGAATGTCATTCTTGTTGCCTTGTATACAGCTGTGATTATGCTTGTTGGTTGGCAGTCGTTCCTGATTGTTCAAGGGTCAATCATGTTTATTGCAGGGGCGCTTGGTATTTGGTTGTTCTACATCCAGCATACGTTTGAAGACTCGTATTTCGAAGAAGAGTCGGAGTGGGACTATGTGAAGGCGGCTGTGGATGGCAGTTCGTACTATAAATTGCCGAAAGTGTTGCAATGGGCGACGGGCAATATCGGTTTCCACCATGTGCATCATTTGGCACCACGTGTTCCGAATTACAACTTAGAGATGGCGCATGAGTCAACACCACCTCTTCATAAAGCGACAACGATTACGATTAAAACAAGTTTGGAATCCATTCGTTACCGTCTCTATGATCCAAAAAACAAAACATTTGTTACGTTCAAAGATGTAAAGAACTTGTTGAAATCCGCAGGTACTTCCATTGACTTGAAACCGAAACGTACGAGTTTTGAAGGGAAATAA
- the xylB gene encoding xylulokinase, producing MGKYILAHDLGTSGNKATLFSATGEMIGSSISSYDTHYFNEKWAEQNPEDWWNAVCTSTKQLIEQLGISSEDIQVVSFSGQMMGCLCVDQQGVPLRDSIIWADQRAQKQVEDLEQYLTQEEFYRIVGHRNTASYGIQKLMWIRDNEPEIYEKTYKTLNAKDYIVFKLTNSFYTDYSDGNGMGCFDLENLQWSDRIIKSSGIDPDKLPELKPSTFVAGKVTEEAAKATGLSPSTQVVIGAGDGVTASIGAGSVSEGKTYCSLGTSAWVTTTSKKPIFDPEMRTVTWAHAIPGYYAPNGTMQYAGGAFNWMKETICTSEKVEAERSGNSIYDLINEQIERTPAGSNGLLFLPYLLGERAPRWDSYSKGTYVGITSETTRSEMLRSVLEGVTFNLAIILEVLQKHIDIEEMVIIGGGAKSEVWRQIIADVFALPVKAPKLLDEAGSMGAAIIGGVGVGIYEDFEVVERFITINQSQVNNSDNLELYEKSKRRFDDFYFALRPVFEKHQLEGGAY from the coding sequence ATGGGGAAGTATATTTTAGCGCATGATTTGGGGACATCAGGAAATAAAGCGACACTATTTTCAGCTACTGGTGAAATGATAGGTAGTAGTATATCGTCTTATGACACGCATTATTTCAATGAAAAATGGGCGGAACAAAATCCGGAAGATTGGTGGAATGCGGTATGTACTTCGACGAAACAGTTGATTGAACAACTTGGAATTTCGTCGGAGGATATTCAAGTCGTCAGCTTTAGTGGTCAAATGATGGGATGTTTATGTGTCGATCAACAAGGGGTTCCCTTGCGAGATTCTATCATTTGGGCAGATCAACGTGCACAAAAGCAAGTGGAAGATTTGGAGCAATATTTGACGCAAGAGGAGTTTTATCGAATTGTTGGCCATCGAAACACAGCTTCCTATGGCATTCAGAAATTGATGTGGATTCGTGATAATGAACCAGAAATTTACGAGAAAACCTACAAAACTTTAAATGCAAAAGATTATATTGTTTTCAAATTGACAAATTCATTTTACACAGATTACTCGGACGGCAATGGTATGGGATGCTTTGACTTGGAAAACTTACAGTGGTCTGATCGAATTATTAAGAGTAGTGGAATCGATCCAGACAAACTGCCGGAATTGAAACCGTCTACATTTGTGGCAGGGAAAGTAACGGAAGAAGCGGCAAAGGCGACGGGATTATCACCTAGTACCCAAGTGGTGATTGGTGCAGGAGATGGAGTGACTGCTAGTATTGGGGCCGGGTCTGTCAGCGAAGGCAAGACGTACTGCTCACTTGGTACATCTGCTTGGGTGACGACTACTTCCAAAAAACCGATATTCGATCCTGAAATGCGAACTGTAACATGGGCGCATGCCATTCCAGGATATTATGCACCAAATGGCACAATGCAATATGCTGGTGGGGCCTTTAATTGGATGAAAGAAACCATCTGTACTTCAGAAAAAGTGGAGGCGGAACGGTCCGGAAACTCTATTTATGACTTGATTAATGAACAAATCGAACGGACTCCTGCAGGTTCAAATGGTCTGCTGTTTCTTCCCTATTTACTCGGAGAACGGGCACCGCGCTGGGATTCGTACTCCAAAGGAACTTATGTAGGAATTACATCGGAAACAACGCGTTCTGAAATGTTAAGAAGTGTGCTTGAAGGAGTTACATTCAACTTGGCGATTATATTGGAAGTTTTGCAGAAGCATATTGATATTGAAGAAATGGTCATTATCGGTGGTGGTGCAAAGAGTGAAGTGTGGCGTCAAATCATTGCAGATGTCTTTGCCCTACCTGTCAAAGCTCCTAAGCTATTGGATGAGGCAGGGTCAATGGGAGCTGCTATTATTGGCGGTGTAGGCGTCGGGATTTATGAAGATTTTGAGGTAGTTGAACGATTTATTACCATTAATCAATCACAAGTTAATAATTCTGATAACTTAGAACTCTATGAAAAGTCAAAGCGGCGTTTTGATGATTTTTATTTTGCATTAAGGCCTGTTTTTGAAAAACATCAATTGGAAGGGGGAGCTTATTAA
- a CDS encoding hydantoinase/oxoprolinase family protein: MRVATDIGGTFTDLVYVDETGQIGIAKTNTTPPNFEKGVLDVIEKAEIDTKELSMFIHGTTVIINALTERKGAKTGLITTKGFRDILEIARGNRPDLFNVLYKKPEPFVERHLRREVNERLNYKGETLSPLRREDVEECVNYFKKENVEAIAVSYMHSYVNPSHEQETVKIIKELWPEILVTASSEITKEWREYERTNTAVLNAYVQPAATTYINKLDKELREKIDIDQRYIMQSNGGTTKFDNAKAAPINMVESGPVAGIFGAAVLGELIGEKNIIAFDIGGTTAKCSLIENGEVKVSTDYYIERDSRNAGYPIKAPVVDIVEIGNGGGSIAWIDNAGSLKVGPQSAGAKPGPVAYGLGGTEPTTTDANLLTGRLSSKNFDYDVNMDTVKQAIQDKIGNHFGISAEEAALGIIRIANSNMLNALKLISIRKGHNPQDFTLLAFGGGGSMHAPALALELGVKKVVVPIASPVFSAWGMLMTDLRHDYIQTYIKRLNELSLTEMDTQWNEIESHALSHYKDEGMAAENVEFNRFADMRYLGQEHTVKVPVPNGKWSEEDKHKIIEDFHNLHEKNYTFKLDDSPTEIVNIHVTAFGKVPKPEIGKITRVGTITDAKKENRNIYFEQKGWINTPVYDREKLPSHEFIYGPAVIEEKAAVTVIYENQKLHLDDFGNIIIEMEDK, from the coding sequence ATGAGAGTAGCAACAGATATCGGAGGTACATTTACGGACCTCGTATATGTAGATGAAACGGGTCAAATCGGAATCGCAAAAACAAATACGACTCCACCGAATTTTGAAAAAGGCGTGTTAGACGTTATTGAAAAAGCTGAAATCGACACAAAAGAGCTTTCTATGTTTATTCACGGTACTACAGTCATTATTAACGCACTCACTGAACGCAAAGGTGCTAAAACAGGACTGATTACAACGAAAGGGTTCCGAGATATTTTGGAAATTGCAAGGGGAAATCGTCCAGATCTGTTTAACGTCCTCTATAAAAAGCCTGAACCATTTGTCGAAAGGCACTTGCGTCGCGAGGTAAATGAGCGCCTAAATTATAAAGGGGAAACCCTTTCACCACTGCGCCGTGAGGATGTCGAAGAATGCGTAAACTATTTTAAAAAAGAAAACGTTGAGGCAATCGCCGTCTCCTATATGCATTCTTATGTCAATCCATCACATGAACAAGAAACGGTAAAAATCATTAAAGAATTGTGGCCAGAAATACTTGTCACAGCATCAAGCGAAATTACAAAGGAATGGCGGGAATATGAAAGAACAAATACAGCTGTCCTAAACGCATATGTACAACCTGCTGCAACGACATATATTAATAAATTGGATAAAGAATTACGCGAAAAAATCGATATCGATCAGCGCTATATTATGCAATCCAATGGAGGCACAACAAAGTTTGATAATGCAAAAGCAGCTCCTATCAACATGGTTGAATCAGGACCAGTAGCCGGTATTTTCGGAGCAGCTGTCCTAGGCGAGCTTATTGGTGAAAAAAATATCATTGCTTTTGATATAGGTGGAACCACTGCAAAATGTTCACTCATCGAAAATGGAGAAGTGAAAGTTTCTACCGATTACTATATCGAAAGAGATAGTCGCAATGCAGGGTATCCCATTAAAGCACCCGTCGTTGATATTGTTGAAATTGGAAATGGCGGTGGATCCATTGCTTGGATTGACAACGCCGGTTCACTAAAAGTAGGCCCTCAATCTGCTGGAGCTAAACCTGGCCCCGTTGCATATGGATTAGGGGGAACGGAACCTACGACTACAGACGCAAACTTGTTAACGGGTCGCTTGTCCAGTAAAAACTTCGATTACGATGTAAATATGGATACTGTTAAACAAGCCATACAGGACAAGATCGGGAATCATTTCGGAATTTCCGCTGAAGAAGCTGCACTTGGCATTATTCGTATCGCAAATTCCAACATGCTAAATGCATTAAAATTGATTTCAATCCGAAAAGGACATAACCCACAAGATTTCACATTACTAGCATTTGGCGGCGGTGGTTCTATGCACGCCCCTGCTCTTGCGCTCGAACTTGGTGTGAAGAAGGTTGTCGTGCCAATCGCCTCACCTGTATTCTCAGCATGGGGAATGCTAATGACAGATTTGAGACACGACTACATTCAAACTTATATTAAGCGCTTAAATGAACTTTCTCTTACTGAAATGGATACGCAATGGAATGAAATTGAAAGTCATGCTCTTTCCCATTACAAAGACGAAGGGATGGCCGCTGAAAATGTAGAGTTTAATCGCTTTGCGGACATGCGCTATCTAGGACAGGAACATACAGTAAAAGTACCTGTTCCAAATGGGAAATGGTCTGAGGAAGACAAACACAAAATCATCGAAGACTTCCACAACCTTCATGAAAAAAATTATACGTTTAAACTCGATGATTCTCCAACTGAAATCGTGAATATTCATGTTACTGCTTTCGGTAAAGTACCTAAACCGGAAATAGGAAAAATCACACGTGTCGGTACTATCACTGATGCCAAAAAAGAAAATCGAAATATTTACTTTGAACAGAAGGGATGGATCAACACGCCCGTTTATGATCGCGAAAAGCTTCCATCCCATGAATTTATTTATGGTCCTGCTGTCATAGAGGAAAAAGCGGCTGTCACTGTCATTTATGAAAACCAAAAATTACATTTGGATGATTTCGGAAATATTATTATCGAAATGGAGGACAAATAA
- a CDS encoding cupin domain-containing protein, with amino-acid sequence MEDIHKKIKALRLENNLTLKELSEETGLSLSFLSQIERGASSLSITSLKKLADALGVSMIHFFEEEKVNHSYLTRKADQKVFKMNGGEQLYTRLAGTFYDRKLEPVKVVLPPNWKEEHSYSHAGEEFFYILEGEVIFHLNKGRYHLVEGDTIHFPSELLHTWENPTSKITTILSITTPLIF; translated from the coding sequence ATGGAAGATATTCACAAAAAGATTAAGGCATTGCGTTTAGAAAACAATTTGACTTTGAAAGAGCTAAGTGAAGAAACAGGACTATCACTTAGTTTCCTTTCACAAATCGAAAGAGGTGCTTCTTCTTTATCCATTACATCTTTAAAAAAACTAGCAGACGCACTAGGTGTATCAATGATTCACTTCTTTGAAGAAGAAAAAGTAAATCATAGCTACTTGACACGTAAAGCGGACCAAAAAGTTTTTAAAATGAATGGCGGTGAACAGCTGTACACACGTTTAGCAGGTACTTTTTACGACCGCAAGCTTGAACCTGTGAAAGTGGTACTTCCTCCAAATTGGAAAGAAGAACATAGCTATAGCCATGCTGGAGAAGAATTTTTCTACATATTAGAAGGCGAGGTTATATTTCATCTGAATAAGGGGCGCTATCATTTAGTGGAAGGAGACACAATCCATTTCCCTTCTGAACTATTGCACACATGGGAAAATCCTACCTCTAAAATTACAACTATATTAAGTATAACAACACCACTTATTTTCTAA